Proteins encoded within one genomic window of Paenarthrobacter sp. JL.01a:
- the atzF gene encoding allophanate hydrolase → MNTAINGSATSRVHAALAAIDTVNRPEIWITLRTPQELLAEAARIDAAVAGGADLPLASLLLAVKNNVDVAGIPTTAGCPGFAYTPTEDAEAVARLRAAGALVLGATNLDQFATGLVGTRSPYGAVRDSRRPEYISGGSSSGSAVAVALGLVDIAIGTDTAGSGRVPAGLQGIVGIKPTLDVVSTAGVVPACRSWDAVTIFARHLSTAELAMGFMAGNSRAWPSDIRLAAPQRPRVAYPAALQALPGAWAAEFARQVDRLHASGVDIEPIGFGAFLEAARLLYDGGLVAERYAAVGSFLEKFDAGTEASGNIDPTVAAIIGAAGNVPAHRYVADTARLEALKREAMAALDGFDALLIPTTAFHPTIAEVAADPVGVNSLMGTYTNFCNLFDLCAVAVPAGEVDGAQFGLTVVGRAFDDAVVAELARGLETTPAPPALFATGAAGETNVEGGRPSSSLPWPVTAGAVAAPLVVIGAHRRGQPLAHQLEDLGALWDGPVRTAPRYRMVALDTNPPKPGMYRSAEGAELVGERWFVSEAGLGRFLAALPEPMLLGSVELDDGTTAVGFACDAIAAAAAKDITHYGDWLEYLREPTNSHGRSSRSLRQGLGDAVLTGFARGGPSRN, encoded by the coding sequence ATGAACACGGCTATCAACGGCAGTGCCACCTCCCGTGTGCACGCCGCACTGGCAGCGATCGACACGGTAAACCGCCCCGAAATCTGGATCACGCTACGGACACCGCAGGAGCTGCTGGCCGAGGCGGCGCGCATTGACGCCGCGGTGGCCGGGGGCGCGGATCTGCCCTTGGCTAGTCTCCTGCTGGCGGTGAAGAACAACGTTGACGTTGCCGGAATCCCAACTACGGCGGGGTGCCCCGGCTTCGCCTATACACCGACGGAGGATGCCGAAGCGGTTGCCCGCCTCCGGGCGGCCGGCGCACTCGTGCTCGGTGCAACCAACCTGGACCAGTTCGCCACCGGCCTGGTGGGCACCCGCAGCCCCTACGGTGCAGTCCGGGACTCACGGCGTCCCGAGTACATCTCCGGTGGTTCCAGCTCCGGTTCCGCAGTTGCCGTTGCCCTCGGACTGGTGGACATCGCGATCGGAACTGACACCGCAGGCTCCGGCCGTGTTCCCGCGGGCCTGCAGGGCATCGTGGGTATCAAGCCGACCCTGGATGTCGTCTCCACCGCCGGTGTTGTGCCGGCCTGCCGCTCCTGGGACGCCGTCACCATCTTCGCCCGGCACCTGAGCACCGCCGAACTGGCCATGGGCTTCATGGCCGGAAATTCGCGGGCCTGGCCGTCGGACATCCGGCTCGCCGCGCCGCAGAGACCCCGGGTGGCTTACCCGGCGGCCCTTCAGGCCCTTCCGGGAGCCTGGGCGGCCGAGTTCGCCCGCCAGGTGGACCGGCTGCATGCTTCCGGTGTGGATATCGAGCCCATCGGCTTCGGCGCTTTCCTCGAGGCAGCCCGGCTCTTGTACGACGGCGGCCTGGTCGCCGAACGCTACGCCGCGGTGGGCAGCTTCCTCGAAAAGTTCGACGCCGGAACCGAGGCTTCCGGGAACATCGACCCCACTGTTGCGGCCATCATCGGGGCGGCCGGCAACGTACCGGCGCATCGGTACGTTGCCGACACTGCCCGGCTGGAAGCGCTGAAGCGCGAAGCCATGGCGGCCCTCGACGGCTTCGATGCGCTGCTGATCCCCACCACCGCCTTCCACCCAACAATTGCTGAAGTAGCCGCCGATCCCGTCGGCGTAAATTCGCTGATGGGCACCTATACGAACTTCTGTAATCTGTTCGATCTGTGCGCCGTGGCCGTCCCTGCAGGGGAGGTGGACGGTGCCCAGTTCGGGCTGACCGTGGTGGGCAGGGCATTCGACGATGCCGTGGTGGCAGAACTCGCCCGTGGCCTCGAAACGACACCCGCTCCGCCCGCGCTTTTTGCTACGGGAGCCGCAGGGGAGACCAACGTGGAAGGCGGCAGGCCGTCGTCGTCCCTTCCTTGGCCAGTGACTGCCGGTGCGGTGGCTGCTCCGTTGGTGGTGATTGGGGCACATCGCCGCGGCCAGCCCCTGGCCCACCAACTTGAGGACTTGGGGGCCCTCTGGGACGGGCCCGTGCGGACAGCACCCCGGTACCGCATGGTTGCGCTGGATACGAATCCGCCCAAGCCCGGAATGTATCGCTCGGCCGAAGGGGCAGAACTGGTGGGTGAACGCTGGTTCGTGTCCGAGGCAGGATTGGGACGGTTCCTGGCCGCCTTGCCCGAACCCATGCTGCTGGGCTCGGTCGAACTCGACGACGGGACGACTGCGGTCGGCTTCGCATGCGACGCCATCGCAGCAGCGGCCGCAAAAGACATCACCCACTACGGAGACTGGCTCGAGTACCTACGGGAACCGACCAATAGCCACGGGAGGTCGTCCCGGAGTTTACGGCAGGGCCTGGGTGACGCCGTCCTGACGGGGTTTGCCCGCGGCGGTCCGAGCCGGAACTGA
- a CDS encoding flavin reductase family protein, whose product MFHAYPTDTWLEAPQQSFPSSLTADEFKALFRGHPGGVAVITADAGEGPVALTVSSVVSVSAEPPLLIFSVSALSSASAVLSRAETVVVHLLDAHDVDLAKFGATPGADRFDQTHRWSALETGEAVYEDVRAWVRCAVINRMEVGTSTIIAVHALESRVMRDVQAGEAGDALVYHNRSWHRLGEHSRLVVGHRSGEA is encoded by the coding sequence ATGTTCCACGCCTACCCCACAGACACGTGGCTCGAGGCTCCGCAGCAAAGCTTTCCGTCCTCCCTCACGGCCGACGAATTCAAAGCACTGTTCCGTGGCCACCCTGGAGGTGTCGCCGTCATCACGGCAGATGCAGGCGAAGGACCGGTGGCACTGACGGTATCGTCGGTCGTGTCAGTGAGTGCAGAACCTCCGTTGCTGATTTTTTCGGTCTCGGCACTGTCCTCTGCGTCCGCAGTGCTTTCGCGGGCCGAAACCGTCGTCGTGCACCTGCTGGACGCTCACGACGTCGACTTGGCCAAGTTTGGGGCGACCCCCGGCGCCGACCGTTTCGACCAGACGCACCGCTGGTCGGCCCTGGAAACCGGCGAAGCCGTGTATGAAGATGTCCGCGCCTGGGTGCGCTGCGCCGTCATCAACCGCATGGAGGTGGGCACCTCCACAATCATCGCCGTTCACGCGCTGGAGTCCCGCGTGATGCGTGATGTCCAAGCGGGCGAAGCCGGCGACGCCTTGGTCTACCACAACCGGTCATGGCACCGCCTGGGCGAGCATTCCCGGCTGGTCGTTGGTCATCGGAGTGGAGAAGCCTGA